CGCAGACGGTGAATTTTCGGAAGCTCAGGGATGGCTAGCCCTGAGCTTTCCATTTTTCAAGGAAACGGTCCATGTGTCGGAAAGCCTTTACGCTGATCGAACTGCTCGTCGTCGTCGCCATCATCGCGGTGCTGATCGCGATCCTCATTCCCTCGCTGGCGCGGGCCCGGTCCGTGGCGCGCGTGGTGGCGTGTTCGTCGAACATTCATCAACTCGTCTCGCTGACGCGCATGTACGCCAATGACAACCGGCAGTATCTGATGACCGGCACAGGATTCGGGGAATACAGCGATCTGCTGAATTTTCCCGGCGAAGCGCAGAAGATGCGTGAGCACGGATTCGGTTACTGGTGGGGATTGGGCAGATTATATTACCGCAAATATTTGATGGATCAGCGTTTGTTTTTCTGCGCGGACAGCCCGCTGAAAATGCCCGACCCCTGGCCGGTGCCCTGGCCGACGTCCAAGACGGTGTACGGATCGTATGACTACAACTTCCTCGTGACTCGGACCGGCGGGGCGCTCAATCGGCATCGCCTCTATGCGACGCTCAGCGAATTCCGCCCCGGCGATCCGATCATCATGGACATCGCTTCGCGCACTCAGTACTACGCCCACGAGGACACCAAGGGTTGGAACGTCGGACTCAGCGACGGGTCCGTCGACTACAAGGTCAATCAAGCCATTTTCGATGACCCCAACAACCCGCAGCAGAACTTCTACCTCTTCGTGCAGAACCTCGAAAAGCTGATGCCGATCCCGTAACGCGGCCGGCATCGATTGGCAAGAGGGAAGCCCACGGACTTTGTCGGTGGGCTTTTTTCCTGCGCACAAAAAAGCGACCCGGCGGGTGGAACCGGGTCGCGAATCGGTCGCCCTCGGCGGCCGAGGGTCACGCAATGTCAGACACGCATCAGAAGAGCAATTGGTACTGAGCGCGGACGGTGTACTGCCCGTCCTCGCCTGCGGCGTCGCGCTGGAGCCCTTGACCCGATGAGAAGCCGGGGCTCAGGAAGGCCGTATTCAGCGGGGCGTCGAAGTAGGTGAAATCGAGGGTGAACTTCGCGGCGTGCTTGTGCTGATACCAGTTGAAGCCGACGGTGTACTCGTTGACGTCCTGATCATTGAGCGTACCGGCGACGCGGGACTTGTCCATCATGATGCGCCCGTAGCGGACAAACGGCTCGATGGTGTCGGGGACGATCATGTAACCGACCATCGCCTCCAGACCGTAGTCATCGGTCGTGGTGCTCGGCGTGGTGCCGGACTCGGTGTGACGTCCGTAACCGGCGACGAACAGGGTCAGGCCGGTGTTCTTGTACATGCCGTCGACGGTCCAGCCGACAAAGTCGCTGTTGGCGGCGCTGGTGCCGGTTTCGGCGGCTTCGTAGTGCACCGCGGCGCCGATGGACAGCGATTGCGGATCCTTGGACCATGCGGCGAAGTCCTCGGTCTGGCCCCAGTCACCGGCCAGCAGCACGTCGCCGCGCAAGGTCGCGCCGATGTCCGTGCCGTCGGCTGTGAAGTCGGAGAACTGCATGCGGCCTTGATCCAGCGAACCGCGGAATCGGAGCATGTCGGTCTTGTAGTCGAACATCACGCCCTGCGTCCAGTCGAGGCGGAAGATCTCCTGCACGCTGGAGCGCTCGACGGCCATTTGCTTGCTGGAACTGATGAGATTCTCACGCTGGAACGGCGCTTTAAAGCGACCGGCGAGCACCGTCAAGTTGTCGGCGAGCTTGTAGCTGACCCATCCTTCTTCGAGGACTTCGGCGCCATCGGCGCGTTCGGCGGCGAGGACGAGCTTATAGCCGAAGTCGTTGAAGATGTGGCCGCCGACCTTGAACTTGGCACGGCGGAACTGGAAGCCGCTCTGGTCCGCATCGTTCTGAGTCGTGGTGGTGACGACCGTGGGCACGGGCGGGGTGCCGGCGGCGACGACGGAGTTGACGGTCGTCTTGCCGGGGTTCTCACGATGGTCGTAAATCCAGCGGGTCTGAAGCTGGCCCTCGAACTCCATCAGGAAGCTGCCGTCTTCGGACGAGAGGTAGTAATGCTTGTTGTACCCGGCGGTGAGCCCGCCCTCGGCGAGGGACGCGCGGGTGTCGGCATCGCTGAGCACATCCTTGATCAGCGCCTTGACCTCCTCGGCTCGGCGCTCGGTGAGCCAGGATTCGTCGTCCTTGGCACGCAGGCGAGCGACCTCGGCCTTGAGGGCCTTGATCTCCGCCTGCACATCCATGTTCGGCTCATCCGCGGCGAAACATGGCGTCGCCAAACCGAGCATCGCCAGCAATGCTCCCTTGGCCAGTTGTCGACCGGTCATACGCACCTCGTACATGAAGCGTCTCCTTGAAGAACGCGGGGTGGGGAACAATCCATCCGTGACACGAGGTGCAGTGTTCCGAAATTCGGTTAGTGAAGATTGAGAGTTGTGTGAGAAAATGGTGAAGAATAATAGAAAAGTTCTCTTTTGGTTTGTCAAGTTAGCCCATTTGTAAACAATCCGGGGGCATCAAGCGACAAATCGTTAGGGATTGGTCAAAGCGGGCGGATTTGTGTTAGGAACGGGTGTCCCGGCATCGGCGGCGGCAGGCGCAGCGGGATCAGGGGTTGGTACGGGTGTTGCGCCGTCGCCGGGGGAGGCCGGTTCGGACGCCGGTGCATCGCCGGGCGAGGATTCCTTATCGAAAAGGTGCTCGGTGGCGCGGCTCAGGAAAAGGATATTCCATGCGGTGGCGGTCGTCGGGCCGTGCCCGCCGCCCCACGACCCATCCGGCGCCTGCGTGGCGACAAGCCGGGCGGCGTTGGTTTCATACCAATCGACGCCATTGATCTCCTGCGTCTTTGTGAGCGTGCAGGCGCGCTCCAGGCCATACAGAAAGTAAGGATTCAGCTCATTGATGCCCTGCGCACCAAGCCAGTCGAATCCGTGTTCGATGGC
The window above is part of the Planctomycetota bacterium genome. Proteins encoded here:
- a CDS encoding prepilin-type N-terminal cleavage/methylation domain-containing protein; protein product: MCRKAFTLIELLVVVAIIAVLIAILIPSLARARSVARVVACSSNIHQLVSLTRMYANDNRQYLMTGTGFGEYSDLLNFPGEAQKMREHGFGYWWGLGRLYYRKYLMDQRLFFCADSPLKMPDPWPVPWPTSKTVYGSYDYNFLVTRTGGALNRHRLYATLSEFRPGDPIIMDIASRTQYYAHEDTKGWNVGLSDGSVDYKVNQAIFDDPNNPQQNFYLFVQNLEKLMPIP